A window of Juglans regia cultivar Chandler chromosome 7, Walnut 2.0, whole genome shotgun sequence contains these coding sequences:
- the LOC108995006 gene encoding probable galacturonosyltransferase-like 4, with translation MAFWIRSSYLPLFLGLLSILLLHPVTSTSTATAVRLGVVRRPSGSLPIFHEAPAFRNGGECGSGHNKLIHVAMTLDANYLRGTMAAILSMLQHSTCPENLSFHFLSAHFADADLFSSIKSTFPYLNFKIYRFDSSRVHGKISRSIRQALDQPLNYARIYLADIIPADVGRVIYLDSDLVVVDDIAKLWAVDMENKVVAAPEYCRANFTQYFTEVFWLDPDLSNTFQERNPCYFNTGVMVMDVDKWREGRYTEKVEEWMAVQKKKRIYRLGSLPPFLLVLAGNIKPVDHRWNQHGLGGDNFEGKCRGLHPGPISLLHWSGKGKPWLRLDSRKPCTIDYLWAPYDLYRSSRQWLEG, from the coding sequence ATGGCCTTTTGGATCAGATCCTCTTATCTCCCTCTATTCCTTGGCCTCCTGtccatcctcctcctccaccctgtcacctccacctccactGCCACAGCTGTCCGCCTCGGCGTCGTTCGCCGGCCCTCTGGCTCCCTCCCCATCTTCCATGAAGCCCCCGCCTTTCGCAACGGGGGTGAATGTGGGTCTGGACATAACAAACTTATCCATGTAGCCATGACCCTTGACGCAAACTACCTCCGTGGCACCATGGCTGCGATTCTGTCAATGTTACAACACTCCACATGCCCTGAGAACCTCTCCTTTCACTTCCTTTCTGCACATTTTGCGGATGCCGACCTCTTTTCAAGCATAAAATCCACCTTCCCTTACCTCAACTTCAAGATTTACCGCTTCGACTCGAGCCGTGTTCATGGGAAGATTTCTAGGTCCATCCGACAAGCTCTGGATCAGCCTCTTAACTATGCAAGAATCTACCTTGCAGACATCATCCCGGCCGATGTAGGGCGGGTTATTTATCTAGATTCCGACCTTGTTGTCGTGGACGATATCGCAAAGCTATGGGCCGTGGACATGGAAAACAAGGTGGTGGCTGCACCCGAATACTGCCGTGCAAATTTCACACAGTATTTCACCGAGGTGTTTTGGTTGGATCCTGATTTGTCGAATACATTCCAAGAAAGAAATCCATGCTATTTTAACACAGGAGTGATGGTGATGGACGTGGATAAATGGAGAGAAGGAAGGTATACAGAGAAGGTTGAAGAGTGGATGGCAgtgcagaagaagaagaggatatACCGTTTGGGGTCTTTGCCACCATTCTTGCTTGTTTTAGCTGGGAACATCAAGCCAGTCGATCACAGATGGAACCAACATGGTTTGGGTGGTGATAATTTCGAAGGGAAATGTAGGGGGCTACATCCTGGCCCCATTAGCCTTCTCCATTGGAGTGGGAAAGGGAAGCCATGGTTGAGGTTAGATTCTAGGAAGCCATGCACCATAGATTATCTTTGGGCTCCGTACGACCTCTACCGTTCTTCGAGACAATGGTTAGAAGGATGA